In a genomic window of Roseiflexus castenholzii DSM 13941:
- a CDS encoding amino acid ABC transporter substrate-binding protein, translating to MHTSPNARTIALLLLTLILAGCGDLGGLLGNQPTPAPIILIATATPVPPSQATPTTDIVPSPTVAPPDTPVATSVLPTAAPPTPTPAPQKILARVKERGYLICGTNADLPGFGFYDNVRQAWSGFDVDFCRAVAAAIFGDATKVEFVALGTGPGPNNRFDAVREGRVDVLFRNTTWTLGRNISGLAFGPTTFHDGQTFMVRIRDRITKLEDLAGKVICVAKGTTSEQNLNDDFAARGIQFTARVLNGEDELYPAYDEGECDAVTSDSSQLAAKRQQLKNPADHIILGDRISREPLGPVIARDDNQWLDVISWTVFATIYAEELRVDQRNVDRLRASTTDPRIKRLLGLEGNFGEGLGLPNDFAYQIIKQVGNYGDIYNRNLGPNTVINLDRGPNKVWNLGAGGVLASPPFR from the coding sequence ATGCACACGTCACCCAATGCTCGAACAATCGCACTTCTGTTGCTGACCCTCATTCTCGCCGGGTGCGGCGATCTCGGCGGATTGCTCGGCAACCAGCCCACTCCTGCACCGATCATCCTCATCGCAACCGCCACACCCGTACCGCCGAGTCAGGCGACCCCGACGACAGACATTGTTCCATCGCCGACAGTTGCGCCACCCGACACTCCGGTGGCAACCTCCGTCCTACCGACTGCTGCGCCTCCCACACCCACACCCGCACCGCAAAAAATCCTGGCGCGCGTCAAAGAGCGTGGCTATCTGATCTGTGGAACGAACGCCGATCTGCCGGGGTTCGGCTTCTACGACAACGTGCGCCAGGCGTGGAGCGGCTTCGATGTCGATTTCTGCCGCGCCGTCGCTGCTGCCATCTTCGGTGATGCCACAAAAGTGGAGTTCGTCGCGCTCGGCACCGGACCAGGACCCAACAACCGGTTCGATGCTGTGCGTGAAGGGCGCGTCGATGTCCTGTTCCGTAACACGACATGGACACTTGGACGCAACATCAGCGGGTTGGCATTCGGTCCCACCACCTTCCACGATGGTCAGACCTTCATGGTGCGCATCAGGGACCGGATCACCAAACTGGAAGACCTCGCAGGCAAAGTCATCTGTGTGGCGAAAGGCACCACCAGCGAGCAAAACCTGAACGACGACTTTGCCGCGCGCGGCATTCAGTTCACTGCCCGCGTCCTCAATGGCGAAGACGAACTCTACCCGGCGTATGATGAAGGGGAGTGCGACGCAGTGACCAGCGACAGTTCACAACTGGCAGCCAAACGTCAGCAACTCAAGAATCCCGCCGACCACATCATCCTCGGCGACCGCATCTCACGCGAGCCGCTCGGTCCGGTCATCGCCCGCGACGACAATCAGTGGCTCGACGTGATCAGCTGGACGGTCTTTGCCACGATTTACGCCGAAGAACTGCGTGTTGATCAGCGCAATGTCGATCGTCTGCGCGCCAGCACGACCGATCCGCGTATCAAACGGCTGCTAGGGCTGGAAGGAAACTTCGGCGAGGGATTGGGGTTGCCGAACGACTTCGCCTATCAGATTATCAAGCAGGTCGGCAACTACGGCGACATCTACAACCGTAACCTGGGACCGAACACCGTCATCAATCTGGATCGCGGTCCGAACAAAGTCTGGAACCTTGGCGCTGGCGGCGTGCTTGCCTCCCCGCCGTTTCGTTGA
- a CDS encoding dipeptidase, whose amino-acid sequence MTWQTYLREQQDRFLAELLDFLHIPSVSALPEHAGDVQRAAEWVAERMRTAGIESVQILPTGGHPVVYGDWLHAPGKPTVLIYGHFDTQPADPLELWEHPPFEPVVRDGRVYARGASDDKGNMLPPILAVEALLRTTGALPVNVRFLFEGQEEIGSPQIPAFVKAHREMLACDLVVSSDGGQWSETEPVILTGLRGGCGVQIDVRGPNRDLHSGIYGGAVQNPIHALASILASMRGADGRILVEGFYDAVQPLTDDERRRFASAPFDEAAYMADLGVTALWGEAGYTVYERTWARPTLEINGVWGGFQGEGVKTVLPAEAHAKITCRLVANQDPATIVELIKAHVQQHTPPGVTVAVTPLKFLAKPYLMPFDHPGNRAARDVLVHMYGREPYEVRSGGSIPICTILLDELGVYTVNFAFALEDERQHSPNEFFRLSSFRRGQEGYCLLLERLADVG is encoded by the coding sequence ATGACCTGGCAGACATATCTGCGCGAACAGCAAGACCGGTTCCTTGCCGAGTTGCTCGATTTCCTGCACATTCCGAGTGTGTCGGCGCTGCCAGAGCACGCGGGTGATGTGCAGCGTGCGGCGGAGTGGGTGGCGGAACGGATGCGCACCGCCGGGATCGAGTCGGTGCAGATTTTGCCAACCGGCGGGCATCCCGTCGTGTATGGCGATTGGTTGCACGCGCCTGGAAAGCCAACGGTGCTGATCTATGGGCATTTCGATACGCAGCCTGCCGACCCGCTGGAGTTGTGGGAACATCCACCGTTCGAGCCGGTGGTGCGTGATGGACGGGTGTATGCGCGTGGCGCATCGGACGACAAGGGAAACATGCTGCCGCCGATCCTGGCAGTTGAGGCATTGTTGCGCACAACGGGCGCGCTGCCGGTGAATGTCCGCTTTCTCTTCGAGGGCCAGGAAGAGATCGGCAGCCCGCAGATTCCGGCATTTGTGAAGGCTCACCGCGAGATGCTGGCGTGCGACCTGGTGGTGAGCAGCGATGGCGGGCAGTGGAGCGAGACCGAGCCGGTCATCCTCACCGGTCTGCGCGGCGGATGTGGCGTACAGATCGATGTGCGCGGTCCGAACCGGGACCTCCATTCCGGCATTTACGGTGGCGCAGTGCAGAACCCGATCCATGCGCTGGCGTCCATTCTTGCGTCGATGCGCGGCGCCGACGGGCGCATTCTGGTCGAAGGGTTCTACGATGCGGTGCAACCGCTGACCGATGACGAGCGTCGGCGGTTCGCGTCGGCCCCCTTCGATGAAGCCGCATATATGGCGGACCTGGGAGTGACGGCATTGTGGGGAGAAGCCGGATACACTGTCTACGAACGCACCTGGGCGCGCCCCACGCTGGAGATCAATGGCGTCTGGGGCGGATTCCAGGGCGAGGGAGTGAAGACGGTCCTGCCGGCTGAGGCGCATGCCAAGATTACCTGCCGACTGGTCGCCAATCAGGACCCGGCGACGATTGTGGAGTTGATCAAGGCGCATGTGCAACAGCACACACCGCCAGGAGTCACGGTAGCGGTCACGCCGCTGAAATTTCTGGCGAAGCCGTACCTGATGCCATTCGATCATCCGGGAAACCGTGCCGCGCGCGATGTGCTGGTTCACATGTACGGACGCGAACCGTATGAAGTGCGTAGCGGCGGCAGTATTCCGATCTGCACTATCTTGCTGGACGAATTAGGGGTATACACGGTCAATTTCGCCTTCGCGTTAGAAGATGAGCGTCAGCACTCGCCGAACGAATTCTTCCGCCTGAGCAGTTTCCGTCGTGGGCAGGAGGGGTACTGCCTGTTGTTGGAGCGATTGGCGGATGTGGGGTAG
- a CDS encoding collagenase yields the protein MVLVLTTTAPSPLQPPPTPACPRTYHIGPHSLIVMLYASGYDCTEEIAHALAAIADDQILERLIALTAPDFHSLTRRNALRVIGRMAERPPREPAHRVVARAAPALRIHLLTLLHTDPHDDVRADAIWILDTFFFPAYDAQPAFTTIALTPGSGANLRTRAAYAAARLIATRVGPLHDDDLAFLLAGLQSDEPGVRARAADAIARLRDDQLDVAARARVTAALEDAWTSAARLAPADALPSAPPAIHAGRFISGIPETSPGPFAARAALARALDRFGGERFAVLRAEFETIHLSSCLDQRTVRICTGSSTANLSAITAQLERLRTFFFDLTGITDPVPGDPHEQLTIKIFANRSVFREYMLAFVGFGADVDGIYVERDGVLFTYERNAAESVNTTDETIAHEFGHYLNGRYLFPGVWHDPGYHAEPKGWFDEGIAEYLAALSDSGAGSRAALDRLCTHSVPPDLARLLGQRDGYDQYGTFAYDEAWAFVTFLHQERPSAIRAIAAAFRANTYRQSDVPDLVGAPSLATIEMEWHAALVRWCRQR from the coding sequence TTGGTCCTCGTCCTCACCACTACCGCGCCGTCGCCGCTACAACCGCCGCCGACGCCCGCCTGTCCGCGCACCTACCACATCGGACCGCACTCGCTCATCGTGATGCTCTATGCGTCGGGATACGACTGCACTGAAGAGATTGCGCACGCGCTTGCCGCTATTGCCGATGATCAGATTCTCGAACGTCTGATCGCCCTGACCGCTCCCGACTTTCACAGTCTGACCCGCCGCAACGCCCTGCGCGTCATCGGTCGCATGGCGGAGCGTCCGCCGCGCGAACCTGCGCACCGCGTTGTGGCGCGCGCCGCGCCCGCGCTCCGCATTCATCTGTTGACCCTGCTGCACACCGATCCCCACGATGATGTGCGGGCCGACGCAATCTGGATTCTCGACACCTTTTTCTTCCCGGCGTATGACGCACAACCCGCTTTTACCACCATTGCGCTCACGCCTGGCAGCGGGGCAAATCTGCGCACCCGCGCTGCATACGCTGCCGCGCGGTTGATTGCCACCCGCGTCGGACCGCTCCACGACGACGATCTGGCGTTTCTTCTGGCAGGATTGCAATCCGACGAGCCAGGCGTGCGCGCGCGCGCCGCCGACGCCATTGCACGCCTGCGCGACGATCAACTCGACGTGGCGGCGCGCGCGCGCGTCACCGCAGCACTGGAAGACGCCTGGACATCCGCCGCGCGCCTGGCGCCAGCCGATGCGCTCCCCAGCGCGCCTCCCGCCATCCATGCCGGGCGCTTCATCTCCGGCATTCCTGAAACCTCGCCGGGACCATTCGCTGCGCGCGCGGCATTGGCGCGCGCCCTCGACCGCTTCGGCGGCGAGCGATTCGCCGTGCTGCGCGCAGAGTTCGAGACCATTCATCTCTCTTCGTGCCTCGATCAGCGCACCGTGCGAATCTGCACCGGATCATCCACAGCCAACCTTTCCGCCATCACCGCGCAACTGGAACGCCTGCGCACCTTTTTCTTCGACCTGACCGGCATCACCGATCCTGTGCCTGGCGATCCGCACGAGCAACTCACGATTAAGATATTTGCCAACCGCAGCGTCTTTCGAGAGTACATGCTGGCATTCGTCGGCTTCGGCGCCGATGTTGACGGCATATACGTCGAGCGCGACGGCGTTCTCTTCACCTACGAGCGTAACGCTGCCGAAAGCGTCAACACCACCGACGAGACTATCGCCCATGAGTTCGGTCACTACCTGAACGGACGATACCTCTTCCCCGGCGTCTGGCACGATCCTGGCTACCATGCCGAGCCGAAAGGATGGTTCGACGAAGGCATCGCCGAATACCTCGCCGCCCTCAGCGACTCTGGCGCCGGATCGCGCGCCGCACTCGACCGCCTCTGCACTCATTCCGTTCCACCCGATCTGGCGCGCCTGCTGGGGCAGCGCGATGGATATGATCAGTATGGCACATTCGCGTATGATGAGGCGTGGGCGTTCGTGACATTTTTGCATCAGGAGCGACCATCCGCCATCCGCGCGATTGCGGCGGCTTTTCGCGCCAACACCTACCGCCAGAGCGACGTGCCGGATCTCGTCGGCGCACCGTCGCTCGCCACAATCGAGATGGAATGGCACGCCGCACTGGTACGCTGGTGCCGTCAGCGATGA
- the rfbD gene encoding dTDP-4-dehydrorhamnose reductase, which translates to MRIAVTGAGGQLGKALQRVLSDAHEIIPLNHADLDLERSDCVQALVATDAQCVIHPAAYTHVDGCARDPDRAYRVNALGTRYVALACQALDAPLVYVSTNEVFDGTATSPYLEYDRPAPINPYGFSKWAGEQVVRELLRRFYIVRVAWLFGGERNFVRTVLRLAHERNEIAMVADEIGSPTYAPDAAAAIARLIETPYYGTYHLVNEGSCSRYEFAAATLRLAERTDVTLRPISLAEYQRASRVPPYTPLRNVAAADLGIRLRPWEEALTEYVGGLKNGG; encoded by the coding sequence ATGCGCATTGCAGTGACCGGCGCCGGTGGCCAATTGGGGAAGGCATTGCAGCGCGTTCTGTCAGACGCGCACGAGATTATTCCATTGAATCACGCCGATCTGGACCTGGAACGGTCTGATTGTGTGCAGGCGCTGGTTGCCACGGACGCGCAATGTGTCATTCATCCGGCGGCGTACACGCATGTCGATGGATGCGCTCGTGATCCTGATCGCGCCTATCGCGTCAATGCGTTGGGTACGCGCTACGTGGCACTGGCGTGCCAGGCGCTCGACGCGCCGCTGGTGTATGTCAGTACCAATGAGGTCTTCGATGGCACGGCGACATCGCCGTACCTCGAGTATGACCGCCCTGCGCCGATCAATCCCTATGGCTTCTCGAAGTGGGCGGGCGAACAGGTGGTGCGCGAACTGCTGCGCCGATTTTACATCGTGCGAGTGGCATGGTTATTCGGTGGTGAGCGCAACTTCGTGCGCACGGTGTTGCGTCTTGCCCATGAGCGCAACGAGATTGCTATGGTCGCAGACGAAATCGGCAGCCCAACCTATGCGCCTGATGCCGCCGCCGCGATTGCACGCCTGATCGAAACACCCTACTATGGGACGTACCATCTGGTCAACGAAGGGTCATGTTCGCGTTACGAGTTTGCGGCAGCGACGCTGCGGCTGGCGGAACGCACCGATGTGACGCTACGCCCGATCTCACTGGCAGAGTATCAACGCGCCAGCCGGGTGCCGCCGTATACGCCGTTGCGCAACGTCGCCGCCGCCGATCTGGGCATCCGCCTGCGACCATGGGAAGAGGCGCTGACGGAGTATGTGGGTGGATTGAAGAACGGAGGGTGA
- a CDS encoding glycosyltransferase family 2 protein, with protein sequence MIDIIIPNYNGASLLPTCLDSLRAQTRRDFCVVVVDDGSADDSVALVQRRYPEVQVIALPRNRGLAAAVNTGIEATGGEYVVLLNNDTEAHPRWLEHLIGALDRYPAYAFAASKMMLFDRRDHIHSAGDYYRFDGVPGSRGVWQRDVGQFDVMEEVFGPCAGAAAYRRAALEELAEDGRVFDEDLVMYCEDVDLNVRARLRGMRTVYVPRAVVYHRLSATGGGALASYYCGRNFMLVWTKNMPAPQVRRYLPLLIWSQIRFVVHSLWHIREPAARARLRGQFDGLRTLPRFVRKRRHTTGRDAGRLVVETRY encoded by the coding sequence ATGATCGACATCATCATTCCAAACTACAATGGCGCCTCTCTTCTGCCGACATGCCTCGACTCGCTGCGGGCGCAGACACGGCGCGATTTCTGCGTGGTTGTCGTGGATGACGGTAGCGCCGATGATTCGGTCGCTCTGGTGCAGCGGCGTTATCCTGAAGTGCAGGTCATCGCACTGCCGCGCAATCGCGGGCTGGCGGCGGCGGTCAATACCGGCATCGAAGCGACCGGTGGGGAGTATGTTGTCCTGCTCAACAACGACACCGAGGCGCATCCGCGTTGGCTGGAACATCTGATCGGCGCATTGGATCGCTATCCGGCATATGCGTTTGCCGCCAGCAAAATGATGTTGTTCGACCGGCGCGACCACATTCATTCAGCGGGCGATTACTATCGCTTCGATGGCGTTCCCGGCAGTCGCGGCGTCTGGCAACGCGATGTGGGGCAGTTCGATGTGATGGAAGAAGTGTTTGGTCCCTGCGCCGGCGCTGCGGCATATCGGCGAGCGGCGCTGGAGGAACTGGCGGAGGACGGCAGGGTCTTCGATGAGGACTTGGTGATGTATTGTGAAGATGTCGATCTGAACGTGCGCGCCAGATTGCGCGGTATGCGCACCGTATACGTGCCGCGTGCCGTGGTATATCATCGATTGAGCGCAACGGGGGGCGGCGCGCTGGCGAGTTACTACTGTGGGCGCAACTTTATGCTTGTGTGGACAAAGAATATGCCGGCGCCCCAGGTGCGACGCTACCTGCCCCTGCTGATCTGGTCGCAGATCCGGTTTGTCGTGCATTCACTCTGGCATATCCGCGAACCGGCAGCGCGCGCCCGTTTGCGTGGTCAGTTTGATGGGTTGCGTACACTGCCTCGATTTGTGCGCAAGCGGCGCCACACGACAGGCAGGGATGCCGGTCGGCTTGTTGTTGAAACACGCTATTGA
- a CDS encoding dolichyl-phosphate beta-glucosyltransferase, which translates to MTSIESSPYLSVVIPAYNEERRLPATLRRVLDYLAQQPYASEVIVADDGSSDGTAAYVDRQLDVHRNLFLLRLDHRGKGYAVRSGALMARGEYILLCDADPAVPIEEWERLRRYLESGYDVAIGSREGLGARRIGEPWYRHIMGRIFNTIVRLVAVGGIQDTQCGFKALRRAVAHDLFRRVRIYGDDAPQVEGAAVTAYDVELLYLAVRRGYRIAEVPVVWQYGEETKVNPLRDSWRNLRDVLKVRWYALRGRYAGLDAPLATMAEESARRTIDIR; encoded by the coding sequence GTGACCTCTATCGAGTCTTCTCCCTATCTTTCAGTTGTCATTCCAGCGTACAATGAGGAGCGCCGGTTGCCTGCAACACTGCGGCGGGTGCTCGACTATCTGGCGCAGCAACCCTACGCCTCAGAAGTGATTGTCGCCGATGATGGCAGTTCTGATGGAACTGCGGCGTATGTCGATCGGCAACTCGATGTGCATCGCAATCTCTTTCTGCTGCGGCTGGATCACCGTGGGAAAGGGTATGCAGTGCGCTCAGGCGCGCTGATGGCGCGTGGCGAGTACATTCTGCTCTGCGATGCGGACCCGGCGGTGCCAATCGAGGAGTGGGAACGCCTGCGGCGGTATCTGGAAAGCGGATACGATGTGGCGATTGGGTCTCGTGAGGGATTGGGGGCGCGACGGATCGGCGAGCCGTGGTATCGCCACATTATGGGACGCATCTTCAATACCATTGTGCGGCTGGTGGCAGTTGGGGGCATTCAGGATACGCAGTGTGGCTTCAAGGCGTTGCGACGCGCGGTAGCGCACGATCTCTTTCGACGGGTGCGCATCTATGGCGATGACGCGCCGCAAGTCGAAGGGGCGGCAGTCACTGCCTACGATGTCGAACTGCTCTATCTGGCAGTGCGACGGGGCTATCGCATCGCTGAAGTTCCGGTCGTCTGGCAGTATGGCGAAGAGACGAAGGTCAACCCGCTCCGTGATTCGTGGCGCAACCTGCGTGATGTGCTGAAGGTTCGCTGGTATGCGCTACGTGGCAGGTACGCCGGTCTTGATGCACCGCTGGCGACGATGGCTGAGGAAAGTGCGCGCAGAACGATCGATATCCGATAG
- a CDS encoding Uma2 family endonuclease, with amino-acid sequence MPVATAAITAEDLAQMSFGEQRVELVRGEVITMAPAGADHGEMAMTLGALIYTFVRERRLGVVYAAETGFILARNPDTVRAPDVAFVASERAAQQRGRSGFFEGPPDLAVEVVSPGDTAEDVEAKVLDYLEAGARMVWIVRPRTRTVTVYHSLRAVQVLRPGDLLDGGDVLPGFAVPVATLFGG; translated from the coding sequence ATGCCTGTAGCGACCGCCGCAATAACCGCCGAAGACTTGGCGCAGATGTCGTTTGGGGAGCAGCGCGTCGAACTCGTGCGCGGGGAGGTGATCACGATGGCGCCTGCCGGTGCGGATCATGGTGAAATGGCAATGACGCTTGGCGCACTGATTTATACATTTGTGCGCGAACGACGGCTGGGTGTTGTCTACGCTGCTGAAACCGGGTTCATTCTGGCGCGCAACCCGGATACGGTGCGCGCGCCGGATGTGGCGTTCGTCGCGTCCGAACGGGCCGCGCAGCAGCGGGGACGCTCCGGGTTCTTCGAGGGTCCGCCCGACCTGGCGGTGGAAGTGGTGTCGCCTGGGGATACGGCCGAAGATGTCGAAGCGAAGGTGCTCGATTATCTGGAAGCAGGCGCGAGAATGGTCTGGATCGTGCGCCCGCGAACGCGCACGGTGACGGTGTATCACTCGCTGCGCGCGGTGCAGGTGCTGCGCCCCGGCGATCTGCTCGACGGCGGCGACGTGCTGCCGGGATTTGCAGTGCCGGTTGCGACGTTGTTTGGCGGTTGA
- a CDS encoding Uma2 family endonuclease, which produces MSIEAAAITAEDLAQMSFGEQRVELVRGEVITMAPAGAEHGEIAGFVFGILFSFVRAHNLGSLYAAETGFILARNPDTVRAPDVAFVASERAAQQRGRSGFFEGPPDLAVEVVSPSDTAEDVEAKVLDYLEAGARMVWIVRPRTRTVTVYHSLRAVQVLRPGDLLDGGDVLPGFAVPVAALFGG; this is translated from the coding sequence ATGAGTATCGAAGCAGCCGCGATAACCGCCGAAGACCTGGCGCAGATGTCGTTTGGGGAGCAGCGTGTCGAACTCGTGCGCGGGGAGGTGATCACGATGGCGCCAGCCGGTGCGGAGCACGGCGAAATTGCTGGTTTTGTGTTTGGCATCCTGTTTAGTTTTGTTCGCGCGCATAACCTCGGTTCGCTGTACGCTGCTGAAACCGGGTTCATTCTGGCGCGCAACCCGGATACGGTGCGCGCGCCGGATGTGGCGTTCGTCGCGTCCGAACGGGCCGCGCAGCAGCGGGGACGCTCCGGGTTCTTCGAGGGTCCGCCCGATCTGGCGGTTGAGGTGGTTTCGCCGAGCGACACCGCAGAGGATGTCGAAGCGAAGGTGCTCGATTATCTGGAAGCAGGCGCGAGAATGGTCTGGATCGTGCGCCCGCGAACGCGCACGGTGACGGTGTATCACTCGCTGCGCGCGGTGCAGGTGCTGCGCCCCGGCGATCTGCTCGACGGCGGCGACGTGCTGCCGGGATTTGCAGTGCCGGTTGCGGCGTTGTTTGGCGGTTGA
- a CDS encoding DUF2029 domain-containing protein, giving the protein MSHPTIHTADRPSLIMRTRIAGALAPAALAALVAMHLLFFALRAWHVLTFPYPLDYGEGPLLAQVNALRSGISLPHLYSDPGTPPYLVVNYPPVYLVAVWLIAPLFDVAFPGSDATLLAGRLVTLLATLGSTFLLWRLAAPPHDSHSTAMPRIAVFITALAFLALPIVREWGALMRVDMLGVYLGLWGLLLTRRLSRWAALPLALSLLVKPSLIAAPAAALIWLWFRHRRRALEVALIIAAIGGAAAGALQLASGGWFWLHVVAANANPWSAALAEGFWQDQAAILWSLWLGAVCAAALLLARAAPDVSNRRCPVLPSDTTPAHGLLPVVYTCFGAYVAFGVGKVGAYTNYFLEFYAGAIWLIAAAIASLLATDRSRHGQRLSSTRRSDKPAPVSDAPAPSLSSRISMLTSWFLAAGARTQPSAARSRHFNSRFSVLSSSTLLLLLAAALLRYYPLWSENYVKPYGLIEGDNPPRLAFGAYGVWRDLQREQEILATLRRVNAALVADAQAAGAPIVTDIPGIAAQAGVPSRLQAFEHRQLYDAGLLDQRPLLRDMANGRVPLVVLDYLGNWLTPEMIALITHRYAQTGSRGTFDLYQPVDPGRRSDVALDIGAGIRATGVFLSPPGSTMYAPGERVVLTLELSRTTTDPGPCDADPCEIRVTLATSDGAPIAAWERPLIYDALRPADWDGAAIQHMHPIDLPVELPPGEYRLTVALRSGAELFTPPQRIAPIKVGDASGQLLGERGYFVPAPIFTFWLEAGGYEGPGDPLMPAVPFADGVVQCFLRACFHSAGNDITRLPIGELVLIGESGLRPAQPETGPSRFFPETGYTLHGTFLSAWEAYGGMETLGPPISSEMQRGAARVQYTRYARLERPEGTDIVLLANLGEEYLRLPGIPYRWR; this is encoded by the coding sequence GTGTCACACCCCACGATCCATACCGCTGATCGCCCATCGCTGATAATGCGGACGCGCATTGCCGGTGCGCTGGCGCCTGCCGCGCTTGCTGCGCTCGTTGCAATGCATCTGCTCTTCTTCGCGCTGCGCGCCTGGCATGTGCTGACGTTCCCCTACCCGCTCGATTATGGCGAGGGACCGCTGCTGGCGCAGGTAAACGCGCTGCGCAGCGGCATATCACTGCCGCACTTGTATAGCGACCCCGGCACGCCGCCCTACCTGGTCGTCAATTACCCGCCGGTCTATCTGGTCGCCGTCTGGTTGATCGCCCCGCTGTTCGATGTTGCTTTTCCCGGAAGCGACGCGACGCTGCTGGCGGGACGCCTGGTAACGTTGCTGGCGACGCTGGGAAGCACATTCCTGCTCTGGCGACTTGCCGCACCACCCCACGACTCGCATAGCACGGCGATGCCGCGGATCGCCGTATTCATCACCGCGCTTGCATTTCTCGCCCTGCCCATCGTGCGCGAATGGGGGGCGCTGATGCGCGTCGATATGCTGGGGGTCTACCTGGGGTTGTGGGGATTGTTGCTGACCCGCCGGCTGTCGCGCTGGGCAGCCCTCCCGCTGGCGCTGAGTCTGCTGGTGAAACCGTCACTGATCGCCGCGCCGGCGGCAGCGCTTATCTGGCTCTGGTTTCGCCATCGCCGCCGCGCGCTGGAAGTGGCGTTGATTATCGCTGCCATCGGGGGCGCTGCCGCCGGCGCGCTGCAGCTGGCATCCGGCGGCTGGTTCTGGCTCCACGTCGTTGCTGCGAACGCCAACCCCTGGTCGGCAGCGCTCGCTGAAGGGTTCTGGCAGGATCAGGCGGCTATTCTGTGGTCCCTCTGGCTCGGCGCAGTGTGCGCCGCTGCGCTCCTGCTGGCGCGCGCTGCGCCGGATGTCTCAAACCGGCGCTGCCCTGTACTGCCATCAGACACAACGCCAGCGCACGGTCTGCTACCGGTTGTCTACACCTGCTTCGGCGCATACGTGGCATTCGGTGTCGGCAAAGTTGGCGCCTACACCAACTATTTTCTCGAGTTCTACGCCGGCGCGATCTGGCTCATTGCTGCCGCCATCGCATCTCTCCTCGCAACAGACCGGTCTCGCCATGGGCAGCGCCTCTCTTCGACCCGGCGCTCAGATAAACCGGCGCCTGTGTCTGACGCGCCAGCGCCCTCCTTAAGTTCCCGCATCTCGATGCTGACCTCCTGGTTCCTGGCGGCTGGCGCACGCACACAACCATCCGCCGCTCGTAGCCGGCATTTTAATTCCCGGTTCTCAGTTCTGAGTTCTTCAACCCTGCTTCTGCTGCTCGCCGCTGCGCTCCTGCGCTACTATCCACTCTGGAGCGAGAATTATGTCAAACCATACGGACTCATCGAGGGCGACAACCCACCGCGGCTGGCATTCGGCGCTTACGGCGTCTGGCGTGATCTTCAGCGCGAACAGGAAATCCTTGCGACATTGCGCCGGGTGAACGCTGCGCTTGTCGCAGACGCACAGGCGGCTGGGGCGCCGATCGTCACCGACATTCCCGGCATCGCAGCGCAGGCTGGCGTCCCGTCGCGGCTCCAGGCATTCGAGCATCGCCAACTGTACGACGCGGGACTGCTGGACCAGCGCCCGCTCCTGCGCGATATGGCGAACGGGCGCGTGCCGCTGGTTGTGCTGGATTACCTGGGAAACTGGCTCACGCCGGAAATGATCGCGCTGATCACCCATCGCTACGCTCAAACCGGCTCGCGCGGCACGTTCGACCTGTACCAACCGGTCGATCCGGGGCGCCGCAGCGACGTGGCGCTCGACATTGGCGCCGGCATTCGCGCAACCGGCGTTTTCCTCTCGCCTCCCGGCAGCACGATGTATGCGCCGGGTGAGCGCGTCGTTCTCACCCTGGAATTGAGTCGAACAACGACTGATCCTGGACCGTGCGACGCCGATCCCTGCGAGATTCGCGTGACCCTGGCAACCAGCGATGGCGCACCCATCGCCGCGTGGGAACGCCCACTCATTTACGACGCACTCCGCCCCGCCGATTGGGATGGCGCCGCAATCCAGCACATGCACCCGATTGACCTTCCTGTTGAACTGCCGCCGGGAGAGTACCGGCTGACGGTTGCGTTGCGCAGCGGCGCAGAACTCTTCACTCCTCCGCAGCGCATTGCGCCGATCAAGGTCGGTGACGCCAGCGGACAATTGCTTGGCGAACGAGGCTATTTCGTGCCTGCACCGATCTTTACGTTCTGGTTGGAGGCAGGCGGGTACGAAGGACCGGGCGATCCGCTGATGCCTGCCGTGCCGTTTGCCGATGGCGTGGTGCAATGCTTCCTGCGGGCGTGCTTCCACTCTGCCGGCAACGACATCACGCGCCTTCCAATCGGCGAACTGGTGCTGATCGGCGAGAGTGGCTTGCGTCCGGCGCAACCGGAAACCGGACCATCGCGGTTCTTCCCGGAGACCGGGTACACGCTGCACGGCACATTTCTGTCAGCCTGGGAAGCCTATGGCGGAATGGAGACCCTGGGACCGCCGATCAGCAGTGAGATGCAACGCGGCGCAGCGCGCGTCCAGTACACCCGCTACGCCCGGCTCGAACGCCCCGAAGGCACAGATATCGTCCTGCTGGCGAACCTGGGAGAGGAGTACCTGCGGCTGCCGGGCATTCCGTATCGGTGGCGGTGA